One window from the genome of Salvia splendens isolate huo1 unplaced genomic scaffold, SspV2 ctg272, whole genome shotgun sequence encodes:
- the LOC121789555 gene encoding MYG1 protein C694.04c-like: MSVKRVGTHNGSFHCDEALGCFMIRLTNNFSQAHIVLETLDAVLDVGGVYDPAKHRYDHHQKAFEEIFGHGFNTKLSSAGLVYKHFGKEIIAKELQVDEDHPDVQRLFLAVYKNFMEWKLHLFELEEEMKINPPIKYGLYQDDRSKSWRVQAVAMAPDRFESRKALPAPWRGLRDDELSRESGIPGGVFVHMSGFIGGSQTYEGALAMAKAALKL; this comes from the exons ATGTCCGTTAAGCGTGTGGGTACTCACAACGGAAGCTTCCACTGCGACGAAGCCCTCGGCTGCTTCATGATCCGCCTCACCAACAACTTCTCCCAAGCTCACATC GTTCTTGAAACTCTGGACGCTGTGCTGGATGTGGGTGGGGTTTACGACCCCGCCAAACACCGCTATGATCATCACCAGAAGGCTTTTGAAGAGATTTTTGGTCATGGCTTTAATACTAAGCTCAGTAGTGCTGGTCTTGTTTACAAG CATTTTGGGAAAGAGATAATTGCTAAGGAGCTTCAAGTTGATGAAGACCATCCCGACGTTCAGCGGTTGTTTCTTGCAGTTTACAAGAACTTCATGGAG TGGAAACTTCACTTATTTGAGCTTGAGGAGGAGATGAAGATTAATCCTCCTATTAAATATGGGCTTTATCAG GATGACCGAAGTAAAAGTTGGCGAGTCCAGGCAGTGGCAATGGCACCCGATAGATTTGAGAGCCGCAAGGCACTTCCTGCTCCATGGCGTGGGCTGAGAGATGACGAACTGTCTAGGGAGTCAGGGATTCCTGGGGGCGTTTTTGTCCACATGAGCGGTTTCATTGGCGGAAGTCAGACCTATGAGGGTGCACTTGCGATGGCGAAAGCAGCTTTGAAGCTCTAA
- the LOC121789550 gene encoding uncharacterized protein LOC121789550, producing MRVVYLMLRKGITKGKLLAHLNMMMKRGKIASKAAIHNLMFHHHHHRFRLPFHLTKRRSSHAAFDKDTMAAAVEIFSSAVASPALPGFGPSPLVRQLRITDSPFPLTDAEAEEDNNVDEAAEEFITKFYDDLKRQNSNMFLEYY from the coding sequence atGCGAGTGGTATATTTGATGCTGAGAAAAGGCATTACAAAGGGCAAACTATTAGCCCATCTCAACATGATGATGAAGCGCGGCAAAATCGCCAGCAAAGCCGCCATACACAATCTCAtgttccaccaccaccaccacagaTTCCGCCTCCCCTTCCACCTCACCAAGCGCAGGAGCTCTCACGCGGCGTTTGACAAAGACACGATGGCTGCCGCCGTCGAGATTTTCAGCAGCGCGGTGGCGTCGCCTGCGCTGCCCGGGTTCGGGCCGAGCCCGTTGGTGAGGCAGCTGCGGATCACCGATTCTCCGTTCCCGTTGACGGATGCTGAAGCTGAAGAAGACAATAATGTTGATGAAGCTGCTGAGGAATTTATAACTAAGTTTTATGACGATTTGAAGCGACAGAATTCCAACATGTTTTTGGAGTACTATTGA
- the LOC121789547 gene encoding uncharacterized protein LOC121789547 has protein sequence MEQNLPIIAKKLLKIVKVVYFMLRKGISKGKLLADLSMLMKRGKIAGKAAIHSLMPHHHRPSTSDRHLEYEFSWAKTSAHKRKQCRPTEEELMKAAVEMFHSATASPALPGFGPSPMVRQLRITDSPFPLRNDEEDNHVDEAAEEFITRFYKDLRQQNSLLFLKIL, from the coding sequence ATGGAGCAAAATCTACCAATCATAGCAAAGAAATTgttgaaaatagtaaaagtggTATATTTCATGCTGAGAAAAGGCATTTCAAAGGGGAAGCTATTAGCTGATCTCAGCATGCTGATGAAGCGTGGCAAGATCGCCGGCAAAGCCGCCATCCACAGCCTCATGCCCCACCACCACCGCCCTTCTACCTCGGATCGCCACCTAGAATACGAGTTCAGCTGGGCCAAAACCTCCGCGCACAAGCGGAAGCAGTGCCGCCCCACCGAGGAAGAGCTAATGAAGGCCGCGGTCGAGATGTTCCACAGCGCCACTGCCTCGCCGGCTCTTCCGGGCTTCGGCCCGAGCCCGATGGTGAGGCAGCTGAGGATAACTGACTCACCGTTTCCGTTGAGAAACGATGAAGAAGATAATCACGTAGATGAAGCTGCTGAAGAGTTTATCACAAGATTTTATAAGGATTTGAGGCAGCAAAATTCTCTCTTATTCCttaaaattttgtga
- the LOC121789553 gene encoding uncharacterized protein LOC121789553 isoform X1 — protein MANYCCSIELEPRTLKQGQLDHAREIAVDIVQTKEPDEASTMFTELQGLKDVVEIKEPAVVVTVSGENLQPQKVVEESGRGGAVFKEEVVTVETYCQCLVVESSPECRDIKEPLSAPF, from the exons ATGGCAAACTACTGTTGTTCAATTGAGTTGGAGCCTCGCACCTTGAAACAAGGACAGCTCGATCACGCCAGA GAAATTGCTGTTGATATTGTTCAGACAAAGGAACCGGATGAAGCATCAACTATGTTTACTGAG CTGCAGGGACTGAAGGACGTGGTCGAAATCAAAGAGCCGGCGGTGGTGGTGACAGTTTCAGGCGAAAATCTGCAGCCACAGAAGGTGGTGGAGGAGAGTGGCCGCGGCGGGGCAGTTTTCAAGGAAGAGGTTGTTACTGTGGAGACTTATTGCCAATGTTTAGTAGTGGAATCATCACCGGAATGTAGGGATATTAAAGAGCCCCTTTCTGCCCCTTTTTGA
- the LOC121789553 gene encoding uncharacterized protein LOC121789553 isoform X2, whose product MANYCCSIELEPRTLKQGQLDHAREIAVDIVQTKEPDEASTMFTEGLKDVVEIKEPAVVVTVSGENLQPQKVVEESGRGGAVFKEEVVTVETYCQCLVVESSPECRDIKEPLSAPF is encoded by the exons ATGGCAAACTACTGTTGTTCAATTGAGTTGGAGCCTCGCACCTTGAAACAAGGACAGCTCGATCACGCCAGA GAAATTGCTGTTGATATTGTTCAGACAAAGGAACCGGATGAAGCATCAACTATGTTTACTGAG GGACTGAAGGACGTGGTCGAAATCAAAGAGCCGGCGGTGGTGGTGACAGTTTCAGGCGAAAATCTGCAGCCACAGAAGGTGGTGGAGGAGAGTGGCCGCGGCGGGGCAGTTTTCAAGGAAGAGGTTGTTACTGTGGAGACTTATTGCCAATGTTTAGTAGTGGAATCATCACCGGAATGTAGGGATATTAAAGAGCCCCTTTCTGCCCCTTTTTGA